The Trichoderma breve strain T069 chromosome 2, whole genome shotgun sequence DNA segment CATTGGCTAACCCGCGCGCAACAGGAATCGGTCTGACCGTCTTCGCCTTCGTCAATGCCTACCGCGCCCTCAGAAGAGGCGACTCCaggcaagcaaacaaaatgTTCCGCGCCCGTGTCGCCGCCCAGGGCTTCACCGTCATCGCCATGGTCGCAGGAAGCATGTACTACAACAAGGATCGTGAAAAGTCAAAGGAGCTgcgcaagctcaaggaggaacGAGATTcagaggagaagcgccaGAGATGGATCCACGAGCTCGAGGTCCGCGACGAAGAGGACAAGGCGATGAGGGCGGCAATAAAGCAGAGACAAGCAGAACAAACAGGAGCCgctcctgctgctgaagcGCAGACGCAAGGCACCGGAGGCGTCTTGGGCAAGATGGGTTTGTGGTCAAAGGGTGAAAATGCTGCGGCGGAGGCTCTAGCCGCTGAAGGATCTCTatcggagaagaaggcgaggaaaGAGAACCCAAAAAGCTCCCTCGGCGCGCTGGGCGAACTCTATGGATCGAAGAAGGATGATGACTCCAAGAAATGAACCGTCCTCTGTTGACGGCCAGACGActtggaggggagaagaaataTGTATAAATCCCTTTCTCAAAAATTGTTTGAGCATGTACGATAGTTTTAAACAGGGGGGATGACGAATCACCCCTACTCTGGTTTTACACCCCAAAATGAAAGAAACAGCTTTGGCGGCTGCACCAGGTATCATTCTTTGTGTTCTAtatgctgccattggcatctATTGCAGATCAAATGGGAATCTTATACATCGCATCAAGCGCCAgcaaacaagaaacaaaatcatCGACATCATGCCGTGCCTATTATCCCATCGAGCCACCACTTCGATTACCGCCTACTAGACCAGCCATTTCCAGCAGTGCTCTGTCTGCATCGATGTCGCCTGTTCCTAAGTTGATTTTACGGCGCGCTTCAgcttccctctcttcccagGCCCATCTCTCGGCTTGCGCCTTTGCCTCGTCGTCACCGCCACATCCCCAAACCTCCAGGTTGTCGATCCGGAACCGGTCTTGAAAGTCAAATTTTCTCACGATACTAGTGTGGAATGCACCACCTCTTGACTTGTAGTCATGATTGAATACTCCAAACTCAAAGGATTCGTCAAATAGTAGAGAGACAGCCCCCAGAGCATGCATGCCTTCCTTGCGATGTGACTGCGTCGGCTTAGGATGAGGGCAGCCAAACGAGAGACAAGGTCGATTCCCAGGAGGTTTCGTGAAAGTGACATAGTCTGTATTTACCGTAGAGGCGGCAAAGACGTCATGAATAGGTTCCAACTGGAAAAGAACCGTTTCTGAGTCGCCAAAGCACTCTCGGTGAGTATGCTTCCAAGGTTCCCTGATGTAAACTCCAAACGTCACACGCTCGGATTTGCTACCGTGAGGAAACCGTTTGGTTGGAAGTGAAGCCGCGAACGATGCCTCCTGTCCACCGTCGGGGGTGTCTGCTAATCTCGATCCGCTTACCAAAAGGATTGTTGGCGCCCTCCAATTGAAGATTTTTGATTCGAGGCTGCCCATTGAAAAGCCAGCATCGTTGCCCGAGTATAGTAACCTCACCCTCCGAAACAAGGAAGAGCCAGGTAAGAATAGCGAAAGCTGTGATAAGGTGTGCTCGTTTAGAATCTCG contains these protein-coding regions:
- a CDS encoding hypoxia induced protein conserved region domain-containing protein; this translates as MAGRPPEFTGQMPSSFDDQELYNEGPMQKVKRKLKEEPLVPLGIGLTVFAFVNAYRALRRGDSRQANKMFRARVAAQGFTVIAMVAGSMYYNKDREKSKELRKLKEERDSEEKRQRWIHELEVRDEEDKAMRAAIKQRQAEQTGAAPAAEAQTQGTGGVLGKMGLWSKGENAAAEALAAEGSLSEKKARKENPKSSLGALGELYGSKKDDDSKK